From the Lolium rigidum isolate FL_2022 chromosome 2, APGP_CSIRO_Lrig_0.1, whole genome shotgun sequence genome, one window contains:
- the LOC124689220 gene encoding BTB/POZ and MATH domain-containing protein 1-like, with amino-acid sequence MTSAMSGLVEFDYQLTSSLPDDYAVFSDVVSAGGHDWRVTCFPNDSDFAALYLELMSEAQNVTAVFEAAYFVDNENELMRRRIVHVFNLPIDDGEFPMWGFPRFIHESDLALVAATSSHISIMWAVVVVDDDGSGEPVKRTIPVPPSDMADHLCRMLDSAALTDVSFVMNDGHGGQAPPMRAHRAILAARSPAFEAALCGQLLEANAHITVTDMDIDTFKAMLRFIYTDDLPTGLDDDKAIRSLLDAADKYGLDRLKLLCAKRMLDKVSVGTVAGVLDCAETYNCPELKTKCIDYVVDGENFKKVALTEGFMELLARSPSILAEVRKRLAI; translated from the exons ATGACGTCGGCCATGTCCGGTCTCGTCGAGTTCGACTACCAGTTGACCAGCAGCCTCCCCGACGACTACGCCGTCTTCTCCGACGTGGTCTCGGCCGGAGGGCACGACTGGAGGGTGACCTGCTTCCCGAACGACAGCGACTTCGCGGCGCTGTACCTCGAGCTCATGAGCGAAGCCCAGAACGTCACGGCCGTCTTCGAAGCCGCCTACTTCGTCGACAACGAGAACGAGCTGATGCGCCGCCGGATCGTTCACGTCTTCAACCTCCCGATCGACGACGGCGAGTTCCCGATGTGGGGCTTCCCTCGGTTCATCCACGAGAGCGATCTCGCCTTGGTGGCCGCCACGAGTAGCCACATCAGCATCATGTGGGCGGTCGTGGTCGTAGACGACGATGGCAGTGGCGAGCCCGT gaagaggacgatccccgtgCCGCCCTCGGACATGGCAGACCACCTCTGCCGCATGCTGGACTCCGCCGCGTTGACAGACGTGTCTTTCGTCATGAACGACGGCCACGGTGGGCAGGCGCCGCCGATGCGAGCCCACCGTGCTATCCTCGCCGCCCGCTCGCCTGCTTTCGAGGCGGCGCTCTGCGGCCAGTTGTTAGAGGCCAACGCGCACATCACGGTGACCGACATGGACATCGACACGTTCAAGGCGATGCTCCGATTTATTTACACGGATGACCTACCCACAGGACTTGACGATGACAAGGCCATCCGGTCTCTTCTTGACGCCGCTGACAAATACGGACTGGACCGGCTGAAGCTTTTGTGCGCAAAACGGATGCTGGACAAGGTGTCGGTGGGCACGGTCGCCGGCGTGTTGGACTGTGCCGAGACATACAACTGCCCGGAGCTTAAAACAAAGTGCATCGACTACGTGGTGGATGGCGAAAATTTCAAGAAGGTTGCGCTCACCGAAGGTTTCATGGAGTTGCTAGCGAGGTCTCCATCGATACTTGCTGAAGTGAGAAAAAGGCTTGCAATATAG
- the LOC124691284 gene encoding DEAD-box ATP-dependent RNA helicase 35A-like: protein MAPAAAAAVKSDDEDDYEEYIPVSKRRAMEADRLRHQRLSKPAAPSSTGSPASLPPPPPQPTTTPAAAPDAAAPSAKPSLLVTSTQLKRAAPEVTATEQLIQQEKEMIENLADRKSLMSVRELAKGITYTEPLRTGWKPPLRLRRMPRAKADELRRKWHILVEGDEIPPPAREFRDLRFPEPVLRMLREKGIVQPTPIQVQGLPVVLSGRDMIGIAFTGSGKTLVFVLPLIMVALQEEMLMPIVPGEGPFGMIICPSRELAKQTYDVIEMFLTPLKQAGFPEIRPLLCIGGIDMRTQLEVVKKGVHIVVATPGRLKDLLAKKKMNLDNCRYLTLDEADRLVDLGFEDDIREVFDHFKAQRQTLLFSATMPKKIQNFAKSALVMPVIVNVGRAGAANLDVIQEVEYVKEDARIIYLLECLQKTPPPVLIFCENKVDVDYIHEYLLLKGVEAVAIHGGKDQEERQNAIEFFKNGTKDVLVATDVASKGLDFPDIQHVINYDMPAEIENYVHRIGRTGRCGKTGIATTFINKNQTETTLLDLKHLLKEAKQRIPPVLAELVDPLEDAEAIAKESGVKGCAFCGGLGHRLADCPKLEHQKSVAIAGSRRDYYGGGGYRGEI from the exons atggcccccgccgccgccgccgcggtcaaatccgacgacgaggacgactacGAGGAGTACATCCCCGTCTCCAAGCGCAGGGCCATGGAGGCCGACCGCCTCCGCCACCAGCGCCTCTCCAAGCCCGCCGCGCCCTCCTCCAccggctcccccgcctccctcccgccACCCCCACCCCAACCGACCACCACCCCCGCGGCCGCCCccgacgccgccgcgccctccgccAAGCCCAGCCTCCTCGTCACGTCCACGCAGCTCAAGCGCGCCGCCCCGGAGGTCACCGCCACGGAGCAgctcatccagcaggagaaggagaTGATCGAGAACCTGGCCGACCGCAAGTCGCTCATGTCCGTGCGGGAGCTCGCCAAGGGCATCACCTACACGGAGCCGCTCCGCACCGGCTGGAAGCCGccgctgcgcctccgccgcatgcCGCGCGCCAAGGCCGACGAGCTCCGCCGCAAGTGGCACATCCTCGTCGAGGGCGACGAGATCCCGCCGCCCGCGCGCGAGTTCCGCGACCTCAGGTTCCCCGAGCCCGTCCTCCGCATGCTCCGCGAGAAGGGCATCGTGCAGCCCACGCCCATCCAGGTGCAGGGCCTTCCCGTCGTGCTATCGGGGCGTGACATGATCGGCATCGCCTTCACCGGGTCCGGGAAGACGCTGGTCTTCGTGCTGCCGCTCATCATGGTCGCGCTGCAGGAGGAGATGTTGATGCCCATTGTGCCTGGGGAGGGCCCGTTCGGGATGATCATCTGCCCGTCACGGGAGCTGGCCAAGCAGACGTATGATGTGATTGAGATGTTCCTCACTCCCCTCAAGCAGGCTGGGTTCCCAGAAATACGACCCTTGCTTTGTATTGGAGGTATAGACATGAGGACGCAACTCGAAGTCGTGAAGAAGGGTGTACATATTGTGGTTGCCACACCTGGACGGCTCAAGGATCTTCTTGCCAAGAAGAAAATGAACCTTGACAATTGCAG GTATTTAACCTTGGATGAAGCTGATAGGCTTGTTGATCTGGGATTTGAGGATGACATTCGGGAGGTTTTCGACCATTTCAAGGCACAAAGGCAGACCCTTCTTTTCTCTGCCACTATGCCCAAGAAGATTCAGAACTTCGCAAAGAGTGCCCTTGTGATGCCAGTTATTGTCAATGTTGGAAGAGCTGGAGCAGCAAATCTTGATGTCATCCAAGAAGTTGAGTATGTCAAGGAAGATGCCAGAATTATATACCTCCTTGAATGCCTTCAAAAGACTCCGCCTCCTGTTCTTATATTTTGTGAAAACAAAGTTGATGTCGACTACATCCACGAGTATCTTCTTCTGAAGGGTGTGGAAGCTGTTGCAATCCACGGAGGAAAAGATCAGGAGGAAAGACAGAATGCGATTGAGTTCTTCAAGAATGGAACGAAGGATGTTTTGGTAGCTACTGATGTTGCTTCAAAGGGCCTTGATTTCCCTGATATCCAGCATGTGATCAACTACGATATGCCTGCTGAAATAGAGAACTACGTCCACAGGATTGGTCGAACCGGTCGATGTGGAAAAACTGGCATAGCAACGACGTTCATCAACAAGAACCAGACAGAGACCACGCTTCTTGACCTTAAGCACTTGCTCAAGGAAGCGAAGCAAAGAATACCACCAGTGCTTGCTGAGCTTGTTGACCCGCTGGAGGACGCGGAAGCTATCGCCAAGGAGAGTGGCGTCAAGGGATGTGCATTCTGCGGTGGTCTTGGGCATCGTCTTGCTGACTGTCCGAAGCTGGAGCACCAGAAGTCCGTGGCGATTGCTGGCTCCAGAAGAGATTACTATGGCGGTGGAGGTTACAGAGGAGAAATATGA